Part of the Acomys russatus chromosome 19, mAcoRus1.1, whole genome shotgun sequence genome, CCATATGCCTGGAATGTTCCAGGTGACGCAGGTCCTCCTGCCACCagtgtgttcctgtatttgtagGTGGGTAGACACACCTCTAAGCAGACTGTCTACATGGACTCTGAGGCTGCCTGCTTTTCAGTGACATTGTTTAAGGGGCAGGGGCTCTGAATGGGTCTCCTGGAGCAGGTGGGTACAGGTAGAGTGGCTTGGAGCTCCCAGAGCCTCTTGTAGGCAGCAGCTAGCAAGAAACAAGTATCGGTGTGACCGGCCCTCTGCGTGGGCTGTGGCTCCCAGCTCCTCTGTGACGGCCACTAAGATGGGGTGCACACAGGGAGGGGCTCCACAGACTTCACTGGACACAGTGAGAATGTGTCCTAAGTGCTGGTGATGACGCACACTTGGCTGAGTTTGTGACTGAGGTAGATCAGATATGACGGGCGGTCCATGCCTGTAAGCCCCGCCCCGGGGaggtgtggaggcagaaggaccaggagttTCACTTagactgagctacatagtgagtgtgaggccagcttagGATAAAAACTCTATCTCAGCAGGcgatggtggcatacgcctttaatcccagcactcgggaggctgaggcaggaggatctcttgagtttgccgccagcctggtctacggagtgagttccaggacagcaagagctacatagtgagaccttgtctagaaaagagaaaaacaaacaagaaaaggcaaGGTGCCTATCCATCCTCATGATTGGGTCCTAGAGAGACTGTCCTAGGTGGCCTGTCCTTACGCGGTTTGTGACCTTTGGCCTTCCTTTAGCTATATGGACATCccctcatctctgcctctgtaCATGTCTGTGTCCAAATTTCTCCCCATAGACAAGTTCATcggtccttttatttttttttattttttatttatttatttattttttttttggtttttcgagacagggtttctctgtgtagccttggccatcatggactcgctttgtagaccaggctggccttgaactcacagcgatccgcctgcctctgcctcccgagtgctgggattaaaggcgtgcgccaccacgcccggctcatcggTCCTTTTGAGATAGGTCCCTCTACCCCACCTTGCCGTCCTCTGGCAGCACCCTGTGTCGCCATGGGTTACATACTGAGGGGTGTGGCGGACAAGTCTAAGACCATAGGCACAGATCTCAGTGGGGCCTCTTAGgggtgggtttcttttttttttttttttttttttttttttttggttttttgaaacagggtttctctgtgtagccttggccatcctggactcactttgtagaccaggctggcctcaaactcacagcaatccgcctgcctctgcctcccgagtgctggtattaaaggcgtgcgccaccactcccggctctgGGGTAGGTTTCTTGGtcacactgcccccccccctccttttttttttcatgacagggtttctctgtgtagccttggctgtcctggattctttttgtaggccgggctggcctcgaactcacagcgatctacctgcctctgcctcccgagtgctgggattacaggcgtgcgccaccgtgcctgccTCACACTGCCCTCTTTTTATCTCCTCCTCTGTCTATCTGCTTCTGGAAGCAGGCTCTTTACAACCGTCATGCCCATGGTGGCAACTGGACTGATCCTTGATGACCCCACGCTGCAGCCTGTCCGAAGCCTTGCATCCCTCGTAGGCACTGTCTGTGTTTGGGGTTGCGTTTGGGGTTTTTTGCTATGCCTTTGTAAtggctgtggtggctgctgcCGGCCTTTCCTTTCTGGCCACTTCGGTTGCATGGCCGTCACCTGCTTGTTGGCATCTCAAGTGGGTAATGGAGTGTGATTGCCACTGCTGCCCTTGACCTCCACGAGTGCAGCCTGGAATGTCACTGataattctttctgtctcttctgttttCGCTCTAAAAACCACTTTGTCCATGATCCAGTAAAGAAGGTCCTTTAAATGACGGGTCAGTAATTGATGCCCCTCGGGGAGACAGGAGTGCCACTAACTGCTTTTTCAGTCCCCATGCCTGAAGCTTCCTAAACAGCTTTGTCTTGGCAGCTGTTTGGTTTGGGGCACAAAAGGGtcagggctggggggaggggggagctggcCCCCGAGTGCGAAGTAGCAGGTGGCTTTCCTAAGTTAAGATGAGACATAACAGAGACGGAGCTGCACTGGTTTGGGCTGCCTAATTCCATGGCTGCTGTGTTGGAAAGAGGCCTTTCTTGCTCAGGGTGAACCCTCGCCTTCACTTGCCAGCTCGCACTTGCCCTTCAGAGCCCTAGAGAGTCTCCCCAGGTGAACTTGGCTTGAGGATGAAAGAACATTCTATTCCCGCTCCAAAGAGAGTGTAGCTCCTGTAACGCCCTGGAAGAGtaaatgaggcaggaggatcacaagttaaAGGCCAACTTGGGCAATTTCGCAAATTGAGATTACTGACGGAAGTAAACAGGTCAGCTAAGCCTGCTGACCTAAGTTTAACACCAGGGACCTGTGATGAAgcggaagaagagaaacaaacaaacaaatccctggGCTAGGTGTGTAGCTGAGCCCTAGTGCAGAGCACCTGGCCTTTGTGAGGACCTGCGTTGTGTTAATAGTAGTTATAGAAAAGActccccaggggctggagagattgctgagaggttaagagcactgactgctcctccagaggtcctgagttcaatttccagcaaccacatggtggctcacgaccatctgtaatgtgatctgatctgatgccctcttctgacctgcaggtgtatgtgcaggcagagcactgcatgcctaataataaataaatacatcttagaaAAGACACCCCCCAGAAGTGGCAAGGTGGAAGTGACACCCCCTTCCCAAATCACATACATGCAAACTGCTCACTTTGTGATCATGGGACTATATGACACACAAAAGCCCCAGTGTTTTCTAGAATCCTGCCATCCGCATCCCGCATATGGAGAATGGTTCTGCTCCCCTGTGTGTTCCAGCattggaagaaggaagcagagcgGCAGAGGACAGCACTcatttccatctttatttttcttttctccctcccaaaAGGTTTAGCTTTTTCTCCCGGGACAAGAAGCGCCTGGCCAACACGCAAAGACCCACGCACATCCATGAGTCCTTTGGCCAGTGGGCAAATACCCACCGAGATGACGTGTACACAGAACAAGGACAGGAAGCCCTGCAGCACCTGTGACTGTGCCACCTGCTCCTGGACCGTGTGTCACCTGCTCCAGGTGGCTGCCTCAGCATCGACCTCTCAAACGAACTGCCTGCTTTGAGGGTGGATGGCGGAAAAACTGATGCCAAATCCTACGGAAGTGTTTATCTGCAGGGCTATCCGGTTTATACTCACTGCCTCCGACCCCTTAGGACCTATTTAATAAGATGAGGATCTGAAGCCAGACCACGTAAATTTCAGTTAACAAGCTTCCTAAACTGAACACATCACCACTCACTACCATGGCTATTTGACTCCTAggcttagtttggtttttttttttgttgttgttgtttttttaatggcctTTGTCATGTTAGTGAGGAGCAGTGGAGAGGGGAGTTTTATGCTATGAACTTGCCCTGGAGGAAGTAGGTTGTACAGGATGGATCGGACAGGTGGAGCCTCTAGTCATAGGTGGGGCCCCCTAACTTGGATGGGACACAGCAGAATATCGTCACAGTCTTTCCAGCCACAGACTAGAAACAACCTTGGGATTGTCGCTGACTGCTCCTGATAAGGCTAGAGGCCAGAGCAGCCTGTCCGCGGTGATGTGCCTTGAAACCTGCTGTGAGCTACACAGTGCTAACCAAACAAAGGCGCTTAGGGCAAGACATTGACCTGTttcctatgtgtgtgtttttcctttctttccatctttttttcctgcttcttatGTACCTTGTGTGAAATACTGGATCCTATGCAAAGAAGACAATGCCTTAAATCAAACAGGGCGCCAGGCTCACCAGCCGGTGTGATATGCTGTTGACGgatgaggaaggcaggaagggcatTGGGTAGGCAGGGGCCTGAGGACCACATGCCTAGCTGACCCATGGTTGCCATGGCCACTGGAGGAACTGGAGGCTAGCCGTGTACTTTCTGCTGATGTACATAGcactccagatccagggcttcaGAGGGTGGCACTTTGTAAGAGGGTATGACAGATGAGACCATGCCCTGTGCAAAATAGGGTGAAGCTGAGCAGAGGGGTGCATGCCGTTAGCACTCCCTGTGGCTCCAGTGTGAAGTTCCAGCCACTTTCTGACAGCAGGGAGGTAGGACATCCTACCATAATTCACTTCTGTTGGGTTTTGAGCTGGGATCTTGTTACAGGGCCCTAGCTGGCCTCTGACTCTCAACAGTCCCGTGTCTCCTAAGTGCAGGGTTGACAGCCTTGTGCAAAATGCCTGGCTCTGAGGGCAACCTTTGCTATTactgtgcgcgcgcacgcgcgcgccgTGGTGCTCTTCTGGAGCTAACGGGACAACTTCCAGGAgttggttctggggatccaaagtcaggtccCCTGAAGTGGCATTTATAGAGCTGTAAACAGAACCTAggtcgttttctttctttctttctttcttttttggtttttcgagacagggtttccctgtgtagccttggctgtcctgaactcactttatagatgaggctggcctcgaactcacagtgatccacctgcctttgcctcctgagtgctgggattaaaggcatgccccaccacgctccaggttgttttcaagaacagcaactgctcttaaaTTGCTGGACTGTCTCTCCAACCAGTGGCATGTCCTTTATGctctgagccatctggccagttCTCCAATGGCAGTGTACTTACCGATTGAAATGGCTGGTGTCTgccctctaagtgctgggattaaagatgtgcctcACCACACTCAGTCTCTGATTCAGGTTCGCAGACCCTAGCTGTCCTGCAAACCAGAATCTGACAGTAAGGAAAAGGGGCCGCCAGCCCTGCAGCTCGATCCAGGTAATCTAGCTTGCCCCTCCCACCCTTTCATCTCATTCCCTCGGAGACAAAGCTTTTCCAAGGGCTGGCAGCCCCTACAAGACTGCTTTCCATTTTAAATGCCAGCCGGGAAGAAGGCTGGCAGTCAGCATTTCTGCAGGAGTGGGTTACACCAACCTGACCCAGCTGCCTGCTGACCCAgatgctcagcctgctgtctggTTATTAAGGGCTAGAACATCCTCCTTGGAtgtggcttttctagcccaaccCCCCCCCTTTTCACCCCCAATTCAGCAGACCCTGGGGGCTACTGATGATGAAGATGGAAAAGATGACACATCCCAGGAGTCAGCGCAACATCTAATTTTTGTAGGCTATCGAGACGGTCTGATTTTATAACCTAGTCTGGCTTCAaacctgcaatcctcctgcctcagcctctccagtgctaggatgacagggaTGTGCCTCATGTTTAAGGGCTTTAAGCCTCTATCGCCTCTGCTGCACATTCAATCCCACCTCAGAGTGTGAGAAAGACAAGACAAAGTCTTTATTAGCCCTTCTTCTTTCAGTACTCCCGCCTCcatctcccacgtgctgggatgaCAAGGCTTCTTACACAGCGCTCTCCCATCCATCCTCTGGCTCTGTGgtggagcatttgcctagcacgcTTGGGCTCTCCAGTCCACTCCCAGGACTGCAAAAGCCCggcctctcctaggtctgtgtgacgATGGTAGCTTTGGCATGTCTATACTGGAAAGGGAACTGCCCCAGCCTGACCGTGACTGGGACTTcagcccgcccccgcccccgccccgccccgcgggCCTCCACTGCCTGTGTCGCTGCCTGTGTGCTCTACTTACTTCTATCCCTCTTGTCCCTGCTTTTGACCCTCTCCTCCCTgaactccctctctctttcccagtcGTTCTCAGGCCACGCCCTGGCCGGCTCCCTCTCATGCCAGCGCTTCTCGCGGCCCCTGTCATGGTCCCGTTCCCTGGGCCTGGGGTCCCAGTGTCTGTCCCTCGATCGAGACCGCTCCCTCCGTTCTCTTTTCCCGTCTCTATGCGGCTCATTCTTGGCAACTGGCAAGTTGATGGGTTTGCGGAAAGGCCGGTCCCGGCCACCGAACCTCAGTTGCCCAGATTCCTTTTTCCCACCCAACCCACCACCCAGCCGCCGAGGGATCCAGCCACGTAGGGTCCTCTCCAGCTCATAGTCCACGAATATCTCGTGCTGGTCAATGACCAG contains:
- the Snrnp35 gene encoding U11/U12 small nuclear ribonucleoprotein 35 kDa protein isoform X2, with translation MSDWLPIAKEYDPLKAGSIDGTDEDPHDRAVWRAMLARYVPNKGVTGDPLLTLFVARLNLQTKEEKLKQVFSRYGDIRRLRLVRDLVTGFSKGYAFIEYKEERALLKAYRDADGLVIDQHEIFVDYELERTLRGWIPRRLGGGLGGKKESGQLRFGGRDRPFRKPINLPVAKNEPHRDGKRERRERSRSRDRHWDPRPRERDHDRGREKRWHEREPARAWPENDWEREREFREERVKSRDKRDRSK
- the Snrnp35 gene encoding U11/U12 small nuclear ribonucleoprotein 35 kDa protein isoform X1, whose protein sequence is MLKPGRGGGRESMSDWLPIAKEYDPLKAGSIDGTDEDPHDRAVWRAMLARYVPNKGVTGDPLLTLFVARLNLQTKEEKLKQVFSRYGDIRRLRLVRDLVTGFSKGYAFIEYKEERALLKAYRDADGLVIDQHEIFVDYELERTLRGWIPRRLGGGLGGKKESGQLRFGGRDRPFRKPINLPVAKNEPHRDGKRERRERSRSRDRHWDPRPRERDHDRGREKRWHEREPARAWPENDWEREREFREERVKSRDKRDRSK